A stretch of Cyanobacterium sp. HL-69 DNA encodes these proteins:
- the mrp gene encoding ATP-binding protein involved in chromosome partitioning Mrp — protein MVDTQSVLEVLKPVQDPELQKSLVELNMIRNVKVEGGDVSFTLVLTTPSCPLREFIVEDCEKAVKTLSGVEKVSVEVTAETPSQKPLPDRTSVDKVKNIIAISSGKGGVGKSTVAVNVAIALAQAGSKVGLLDADIYGPNAPTMLGLVNAPINVTKSPAGDILEPLFNHGIKMVSMGFLIDPDQPVMWRGPMLNGIIRQFLYQVNWGELDYLIVDMPPGTGDAQLTLAQAVPLAGAVIVTTPQTVSLQDARRGLKMFEQLGTNILGIVENMSYFIPPDMENRSYDIFGSGGGEKASKELQVPLLGCIPIEMSVREGGDNGIPVTVAHPESESAKALVKISQQIAAKVSIMALA, from the coding sequence ATGGTTGATACCCAATCTGTTTTAGAAGTTTTAAAACCAGTTCAAGATCCAGAACTACAAAAAAGTTTAGTGGAATTGAACATGATTCGCAACGTAAAAGTAGAGGGGGGAGATGTCAGTTTTACCCTAGTATTAACTACCCCTTCTTGCCCTTTAAGAGAGTTTATTGTAGAAGATTGTGAAAAAGCCGTTAAAACCTTGTCGGGGGTGGAAAAAGTATCGGTAGAAGTAACCGCCGAAACCCCTTCCCAAAAACCTTTGCCCGATCGCACCTCCGTTGATAAAGTAAAGAATATTATTGCCATTTCCAGCGGTAAAGGGGGAGTAGGTAAAAGTACCGTAGCCGTTAACGTGGCGATCGCCCTTGCCCAAGCAGGATCAAAAGTTGGTCTATTGGACGCAGATATATACGGGCCCAATGCCCCCACCATGTTAGGGTTAGTAAATGCCCCCATCAACGTCACCAAATCCCCCGCAGGAGACATTTTAGAACCTCTCTTCAACCATGGCATTAAGATGGTATCCATGGGCTTTTTAATCGATCCAGATCAACCCGTCATGTGGCGTGGCCCCATGTTAAACGGTATTATCCGTCAATTCCTTTATCAAGTCAACTGGGGGGAATTAGATTATTTAATCGTGGATATGCCCCCCGGCACAGGGGATGCCCAACTAACCCTCGCCCAAGCAGTACCCCTCGCAGGCGCCGTCATTGTCACGACTCCGCAAACTGTTTCCTTACAAGATGCCCGTCGTGGTTTGAAAATGTTTGAGCAATTAGGAACTAATATCCTCGGTATCGTTGAGAATATGAGTTATTTTATTCCCCCCGATATGGAAAACCGTAGTTATGATATTTTTGGCTCTGGGGGAGGAGAAAAAGCCTCCAAAGAATTACAAGTACCCTTACTCGGCTGTATCCCCATCGAAATGTCCGTGAGGGAAGGAGGAGATAATGGTATTCCCGTCACCGTCGCCCATCCTGAGTCAGAATCAGCCAAAGCCCTTGTCAAAATTTCTCAACAAATAGCCGCTAAAGTATCCATAATGGCGTTAGCATAA
- a CDS encoding type gamma zinc-dependent carbonic anhydrase has protein sequence MQILTQNNFPDVAFIADNASVMGDVTLGEGVSIWYSAVVRADVEKIIIGDYTNIQDGAVLHGDPGKVTILEEYVTVGHRAVIHSAHIGKGCLIGIGAVVLDGVTVGEGSIIGAGCIVTKDVPPYSLMVGIPAKKAKDVTSTQQKELIEHAMKYYQLGLYHRGRSNHKGFE, from the coding sequence ATGCAAATATTAACTCAAAATAATTTTCCTGATGTTGCTTTTATTGCTGATAACGCCTCTGTCATGGGGGATGTCACCCTCGGAGAAGGAGTTAGTATCTGGTATTCTGCCGTAGTCAGGGCGGATGTGGAGAAAATAATAATTGGTGATTATACTAACATTCAAGATGGAGCCGTATTGCATGGAGACCCAGGCAAAGTTACTATCTTAGAAGAATATGTCACCGTAGGGCATCGGGCGGTAATTCATTCTGCCCACATTGGGAAGGGATGTTTAATCGGCATTGGGGCGGTGGTTTTAGATGGAGTCACCGTGGGAGAAGGTAGTATTATTGGTGCTGGTTGTATCGTCACCAAAGATGTACCACCCTATTCTTTAATGGTAGGTATTCCTGCCAAAAAAGCGAAGGATGTGACTTCTACTCAACAAAAAGAATTAATTGAACACGCTATGAAGTATTATCAATTAGGGTTATATCATCGAGGTAGAAGTAACCATAAGGGTTTTGAGTAA
- a CDS encoding rod shape determining protein RodA, translating into MGYSPHINHKMITSQRSKDWFLIILTVILTAISCVTIYTTQVYEQGDNWQQQLIMGIIGLGCLIGLSRWRYDSLLKFHWLLYALTNISLLVVIFAGITVNGAPRWINIAGFNVQPSEFAKLGLIITLAAILHHQDASKLSSIFKALAVVIVPWALIFIQPDLGTSLVFGVVTLAMLYWANANFGWILLMISPLFCAFLFNLFLPGWVVFTALMVLIAWFTLPDRALWSILVLFINYSAGKLGGFLWNLLKDYQKARITLFLDPEQDPLGGGYHLIQSRIAIGSGGLWGNGFMNGSQTQLDFVPEQHTDFIFSAIADQFGFVGSAVVLVLIWLVCWRLVYIATRAKDNFGSLIAIGVLAMIAFQAIINIAMTVGLAPITGIPLPFISYGRSSLLTNFLAFGIVESIASFKVSKKIKKTAKNNFPSFMIRD; encoded by the coding sequence ATGGGCTATTCCCCACACATTAATCATAAAATGATAACTTCTCAAAGATCAAAAGATTGGTTTTTAATCATCCTGACAGTAATTTTAACCGCCATTAGCTGTGTCACTATCTACACCACCCAAGTTTATGAACAAGGGGATAACTGGCAACAGCAGTTAATCATGGGCATCATTGGCTTAGGCTGTCTCATTGGTTTAAGTCGTTGGCGATATGACTCCCTCTTAAAATTCCATTGGCTATTATATGCACTGACTAATATATCATTGCTAGTGGTTATTTTTGCGGGAATAACCGTCAATGGCGCCCCTCGTTGGATTAACATTGCTGGTTTTAATGTGCAACCTTCCGAATTTGCAAAATTAGGTCTTATTATCACCCTTGCCGCTATCCTCCATCATCAAGATGCCTCGAAGTTATCTAGTATTTTTAAAGCATTGGCGGTGGTAATTGTGCCTTGGGCATTAATTTTTATTCAACCAGATTTAGGTACATCCTTAGTTTTTGGGGTGGTAACTTTGGCAATGCTTTATTGGGCTAATGCCAACTTTGGTTGGATTCTGTTGATGATTTCACCTTTATTTTGTGCCTTTTTGTTTAACTTGTTTTTGCCTGGTTGGGTGGTTTTTACGGCTCTAATGGTCTTAATTGCTTGGTTTACTTTACCTGATCGCGCCTTATGGAGTATTTTAGTATTATTTATTAATTACAGCGCTGGAAAATTGGGCGGTTTTTTGTGGAATCTGCTCAAAGATTATCAGAAAGCCCGAATTACGCTCTTCCTTGACCCCGAACAAGACCCTTTAGGGGGGGGGTACCATCTAATTCAATCCCGCATTGCCATCGGCTCTGGGGGGCTATGGGGCAACGGTTTTATGAATGGCAGTCAAACTCAACTTGATTTTGTTCCCGAACAACATACGGACTTCATTTTCAGTGCGATCGCCGATCAGTTCGGTTTTGTCGGTTCTGCGGTAGTATTAGTGTTAATCTGGCTGGTATGTTGGCGTTTGGTGTACATTGCCACCAGAGCAAAAGATAATTTTGGCTCTTTAATTGCCATTGGGGTTTTAGCGATGATTGCTTTTCAGGCTATTATCAACATTGCCATGACGGTGGGACTCGCCCCCATTACGGGGATTCCTCTACCTTTTATCAGCTATGGGCGCTCGTCTTTACTTACCAACTTTCTCGCCTTTGGTATCGTAGAATCCATTGCTAGTTTTAAGGTATCGAAGAAAATTAAGAAGACGGCTAAAAATAATTTTCCATCATTTATGATCAGAGATTAA
- the icd gene encoding NADP-dependent isocitrate dehydrogenase Icd gives MFEKLTPPQEGTKVKFENGKPIVPDDPIIPFIRGDGTGVDIWPASEKVIDAAVAKAYGGKRKINWFKIYAGDEACEKYGTFQYLPEDTLTAIREYGIAIKGPLTTPVGGGIRSLNVALRQIFDLYACVRPCRYYQGTPSPHKSPEKLDVIVYRENTEDIYLGIEWKEGSEIGLKLIGILNDDLIPATPEHKNKKIPLDAGIGIKPISKTGSQRLVRRAMENALRLPKEKQMVTLVHKGNIMKYTEGAFRDWGYELAVTEFRDVCVTERESWILGNKEANSDISIEDNARKIDPGYDGLTPEKKEAICAEVEGVLASIWDTHGDGKWQDKVMVNDRIADSIFQQIQTRPDEYSILATMNLNGDYLSDAAAAIVGGLGMGPGANIGDNCAIFEATHGTAPKHAGLDRINPGSVILSGVMMLEFMGWQEAADLIRDGISRAIASRQVTYDLARMMTPPVEPPLKCSEFADAIISNFDS, from the coding sequence ATGTTTGAAAAATTGACCCCCCCTCAAGAAGGTACTAAAGTTAAGTTTGAAAATGGTAAACCCATTGTTCCTGATGATCCCATTATTCCCTTTATCCGTGGAGATGGTACAGGGGTAGATATTTGGCCTGCTTCAGAGAAAGTTATTGATGCCGCTGTGGCTAAGGCTTACGGCGGTAAACGTAAAATCAACTGGTTTAAAATCTATGCAGGGGATGAAGCCTGTGAAAAGTACGGTACTTTTCAATATTTACCAGAGGACACTTTAACGGCTATTCGGGAGTATGGTATCGCCATCAAAGGACCCCTTACAACCCCCGTAGGAGGTGGTATTCGCTCTTTAAACGTTGCTCTACGACAAATTTTTGATTTATATGCCTGTGTACGCCCTTGTCGTTACTATCAGGGTACTCCTTCCCCCCACAAAAGCCCTGAAAAATTAGATGTAATTGTATATCGGGAAAACACAGAGGATATTTATTTAGGGATTGAATGGAAGGAAGGTTCGGAAATTGGTCTAAAGTTGATTGGCATACTCAATGATGACTTGATTCCTGCTACCCCTGAGCATAAAAATAAAAAAATTCCCCTCGATGCAGGGATTGGGATTAAACCCATTAGTAAAACTGGCTCTCAGCGTTTGGTGCGTCGTGCCATGGAAAACGCTCTCCGTCTGCCCAAGGAGAAACAAATGGTTACTTTGGTGCATAAGGGTAATATTATGAAATACACTGAAGGGGCTTTCCGTGATTGGGGTTATGAACTTGCGGTGACGGAATTTCGTGATGTGTGTGTAACCGAAAGAGAGTCTTGGATTTTGGGTAATAAGGAGGCTAATTCTGATATTTCCATCGAAGATAATGCTCGTAAAATTGACCCCGGGTATGATGGCTTAACCCCCGAGAAAAAAGAGGCGATATGTGCTGAGGTGGAGGGAGTTTTGGCTTCTATCTGGGATACCCATGGGGATGGTAAGTGGCAGGATAAGGTAATGGTAAACGATCGCATCGCCGACAGTATTTTTCAACAAATCCAAACCCGTCCTGATGAGTATTCTATCTTAGCTACCATGAACCTCAACGGAGATTATCTTTCTGATGCGGCAGCGGCCATTGTGGGTGGTTTGGGTATGGGTCCTGGTGCCAATATTGGGGATAATTGTGCTATTTTTGAAGCTACCCATGGCACAGCCCCTAAACACGCTGGATTAGATAGAATTAATCCCGGTTCGGTAATTCTTTCGGGGGTAATGATGCTGGAGTTTATGGGGTGGCAGGAAGCTGCTGATTTGATTCGTGATGGCATTAGCCGTGCGATCGCCTCTAGGCAAGTAACCTATGATTTAGCAAGGATGATGACTCCCCCTGTCGAACCTCCTTTGAAATGTTCTGAATTTGCCGATGCCATTATCAGCAACTTTGACAGTTAA